From the Nocardiopsis changdeensis genome, one window contains:
- the rdgB gene encoding RdgB/HAM1 family non-canonical purine NTP pyrophosphatase: MKIVLATRNAKKVPELRAILADAGVSAEVLSLDAFPDAPEVPETEPSFVGNALLKARAIAAHTGLPAVADDSGLSVEELRGMPGVLSARWAGRFGADDQDRANLELVLDQLADTPPERRAGAFVCAAALVLPDGTEVVTEGEMRGRVIREPRGENGFGYDPVFVPEGESRTTAELSPQEKNAISHRGIAFRKLAAEIAAMV, translated from the coding sequence GTGAAGATCGTGCTGGCCACCCGCAACGCCAAGAAGGTGCCCGAGCTGCGCGCCATCCTCGCGGACGCCGGGGTGAGCGCCGAGGTGCTGTCCCTCGACGCGTTCCCGGACGCACCGGAGGTCCCCGAGACCGAGCCGTCGTTCGTCGGCAACGCCCTGCTCAAGGCGCGCGCGATCGCCGCCCACACGGGGCTGCCCGCGGTGGCCGACGACTCGGGGCTCAGCGTCGAGGAGCTGCGGGGCATGCCGGGCGTGCTCTCGGCCCGCTGGGCCGGCCGCTTCGGCGCGGACGACCAGGACCGGGCCAACCTGGAGCTGGTCCTGGACCAGCTGGCGGACACCCCGCCGGAACGCCGCGCCGGCGCGTTCGTGTGCGCCGCGGCCCTGGTCCTGCCCGACGGCACCGAGGTCGTGACGGAGGGCGAGATGCGCGGCCGGGTGATCCGCGAGCCCCGGGGGGAGAACGGGTTCGGCTACGACCCGGTCTTCGTCCCGGAGGGCGAGAGCCGCACCACGGCCGAGCTGTCCCCCCAGGAGAAGAACGCCATCAGCCACCGGGGGATCGCCTTCCGCAAGCTGGCGGCGGAGATCGCGGCGATGGTCTGA